From Pseudomonas poae, the proteins below share one genomic window:
- a CDS encoding ABC transporter ATP-binding protein, producing MNLIEIRDLSVAFSGQTVVSKLCLDVRPGECLALVGESGSGKSVTAHSILQLLPEAGTQTTGSVKYRGQELIGASTATLQTLRGNRIAMIFQEPMTSLNPLHSIEKQIGETLLLHKGLGGKAAQARILELLDLVGIQNPRERLKAYPHQLSGGQRQRVMIAMALACEPELLIADEPTTALDVTVQRKILLLLKSLQQRLGMSLLLISHDLNLVRSIAQRVCVMRAGEIVEQADCQTLFTAPQHPYSRLLLDAEPAGDALCSDERETVLQVDDLSVQFPLGGGLLRRKTYLRAVDGISLSVQRGKTLGIVGESGSGKSTLGQAILRLLDSTGSIRFQGEALDPLNHKQMRPWRKQMQVVFQDPYGSLSPRMSVEQIISEGLEVHAPCSLADRGAQVIQVLKDVGLDPAARHRYPHEFSGGQRQRIAIARALVLKPALMLLDEPTSALDRTVQKQVVALLRELQEKYGLTYLFISHDLAVVRAMAHDMIVIKDGKVVERGASHDVFESPQHPYTKELLAAAHIPL from the coding sequence ATGAACCTGATCGAGATCCGCGACCTCAGTGTCGCCTTCAGCGGCCAGACCGTGGTGAGCAAGCTGTGCCTGGATGTGCGCCCCGGCGAGTGCCTGGCGCTGGTGGGCGAATCCGGCTCGGGCAAGTCGGTGACCGCCCATTCGATTCTGCAATTGCTGCCCGAAGCCGGCACGCAAACCACCGGTTCGGTGAAGTATCGCGGCCAGGAGCTGATCGGCGCGTCGACGGCCACCCTGCAAACGTTGCGCGGTAACCGCATCGCCATGATCTTCCAGGAGCCGATGACCTCCCTTAACCCGCTGCACAGCATTGAAAAACAGATCGGCGAAACCCTGCTGCTGCACAAGGGCCTGGGCGGCAAGGCGGCGCAGGCGCGCATCCTCGAATTGCTCGACCTGGTGGGCATCCAGAACCCGCGGGAGCGGCTCAAGGCCTATCCGCACCAATTGTCCGGCGGCCAGCGCCAACGGGTGATGATCGCCATGGCCCTGGCCTGCGAGCCGGAACTGCTGATCGCCGACGAGCCCACCACCGCCCTCGACGTGACGGTGCAGCGCAAGATCCTGCTGCTGCTCAAGTCGCTGCAACAACGTTTGGGCATGTCGCTGCTGCTGATCAGCCATGACCTTAATCTGGTGCGCAGCATCGCCCAGCGGGTGTGTGTGATGCGGGCCGGGGAGATTGTCGAGCAGGCCGACTGCCAGACCTTGTTCACTGCACCGCAGCACCCCTACAGCCGGTTGCTGCTGGACGCTGAGCCGGCTGGCGATGCACTGTGCAGCGATGAGCGCGAGACCGTGTTGCAGGTCGATGACCTGAGCGTGCAATTCCCCCTCGGCGGCGGGCTGCTACGGCGCAAGACCTACCTGCGTGCAGTGGACGGCATCAGCCTGAGCGTGCAGCGCGGCAAGACCTTGGGGATTGTCGGCGAGTCCGGCTCGGGCAAATCCACCCTGGGCCAGGCGATCCTGCGCCTGCTGGATTCCACCGGCAGCATCCGCTTCCAGGGTGAGGCGCTCGACCCACTCAACCACAAGCAGATGCGCCCGTGGCGCAAGCAGATGCAGGTGGTGTTCCAGGACCCTTATGGCAGCCTCAGCCCGCGCATGTCGGTAGAGCAGATCATCAGCGAAGGGCTGGAAGTGCATGCGCCGTGCAGCCTCGCCGACCGCGGTGCGCAGGTGATCCAGGTGCTCAAGGACGTGGGCCTCGACCCCGCCGCCCGCCATCGTTACCCCCATGAGTTTTCCGGTGGCCAGCGCCAGCGCATCGCCATCGCCCGCGCTCTGGTGCTCAAACCGGCGTTGATGTTGCTGGACGAACCCACCTCCGCCCTCGACCGCACCGTGCAGAAGCAAGTGGTGGCGCTGCTGCGCGAACTGCAGGAGAAATACGGCCTGACCTACCTGTTCATCAGCCATGACCTGGCCGTGGTGCGCGCCATGGCCCATGACATGATCGTGATCAAGGACGGCAAGGTGGTGGAGCGCGGCGCGAGCCATGATGTATTCGAGTCGCCGCAGCATCCGTACACCAAGGAGCTGCTGGCGGCGGCGCACATCCCCTTGTAA
- a CDS encoding GntP family permease, with amino-acid sequence MSVIIALAALALLMLAAYRGYSVILFAPIAALGAVLLTDPSAVAPAFTGVFMEKMVGFIKLYFPVFLLGAVFGKLIELSGFSRSIVAAAIRLLGTRQAMLVIVLVCALLTYGGVSLFVVVFAVYPFAAEMFRQSNIPKRLIPATIALGAFSFTMDALPGTPQIQNIIPSTFFNTTAWAAPWLGLIGTIFVFCTGMLYLARQRNKAQRAGEGYGTELRNEPETAENIALPNPWIALSPLILVGVMNLLFTHWIPQWYGKTHSLSLPGMSAPVTTEIAKLTAIWAVQAALLVGILMVLAFGWSAIKSKLAEGSKSAVSGALLAAMNTASEYGFGAVIASLPGFLVLADWLKGIPNPLVNEAITVTLLAGITGSASGGMSIALAAMSESFISAAHAANIPLEVLHRVAAMASGGIDTLPHNGAVITLLAVTGLTHREAYKDIFGITIIKTLAVFVVIGTFYATGIV; translated from the coding sequence ATGAGTGTGATCATTGCCCTGGCAGCCCTCGCGCTGCTGATGCTGGCTGCTTACCGTGGCTATAGCGTTATCCTGTTTGCCCCCATCGCCGCCCTCGGCGCTGTCCTGCTCACCGACCCGTCCGCCGTGGCCCCTGCGTTTACCGGGGTGTTCATGGAAAAAATGGTCGGCTTTATCAAACTGTATTTCCCGGTGTTTCTGCTCGGCGCGGTGTTTGGCAAGCTGATCGAGCTGTCGGGCTTCTCGCGCTCGATTGTGGCCGCCGCAATCCGCTTGCTCGGCACCCGCCAGGCGATGTTGGTGATCGTGCTGGTCTGCGCCCTGCTCACTTACGGCGGCGTGTCGCTGTTTGTGGTGGTGTTCGCGGTGTACCCGTTCGCGGCCGAGATGTTCCGCCAAAGCAATATCCCCAAGCGCCTGATCCCGGCGACCATCGCCCTCGGCGCGTTCTCGTTCACCATGGACGCCCTGCCAGGCACGCCGCAGATCCAGAACATCATCCCCAGCACCTTCTTCAACACCACCGCCTGGGCTGCGCCGTGGCTGGGGTTGATCGGCACGATTTTCGTGTTCTGCACCGGCATGCTGTACCTGGCGCGCCAGCGCAACAAAGCCCAGCGCGCCGGTGAAGGCTATGGCACCGAGCTGCGCAACGAGCCGGAAACTGCGGAAAACATCGCCCTGCCCAACCCGTGGATCGCGCTGTCGCCGCTGATCCTGGTGGGCGTGATGAACCTGCTGTTCACCCACTGGATTCCGCAGTGGTACGGCAAGACCCACAGCCTCAGCCTGCCGGGCATGAGCGCGCCGGTGACCACCGAAATCGCCAAGCTCACCGCGATCTGGGCGGTGCAGGCTGCGTTGCTGGTGGGCATTCTCATGGTTCTGGCATTCGGTTGGTCGGCGATCAAAAGCAAGCTGGCCGAAGGCAGTAAAAGTGCGGTCAGCGGTGCACTGTTGGCGGCGATGAACACCGCCTCGGAATACGGCTTTGGTGCGGTGATCGCGTCCTTGCCGGGCTTTCTGGTACTGGCGGACTGGCTCAAGGGCATCCCCAACCCATTGGTCAACGAAGCGATCACCGTGACCCTGTTGGCCGGTATCACCGGTTCGGCGTCCGGCGGCATGAGCATCGCCCTGGCGGCCATGTCCGAGAGCTTTATTTCGGCGGCCCATGCGGCCAATATCCCCCTTGAAGTGCTGCACCGGGTCGCAGCCATGGCCAGCGGCGGCATTGACACCCTGCCCCACAACGGCGCGGTGATCACGCTGCTGGCGGTTACCGGGCTGACCCACCGCGAAGCCTACAAGGACATTTTCGGCATCACGATCATCAAGACCCTCGCGGTGTTCGTGGTGATCGGTACTTTCTACGCCACCGGCATTGTGTGA
- a CDS encoding ABC transporter permease has translation MLNLSPVARRRFERFKKNRRGWWSLWLFIGLFILTLGGELIANDKPLVLSYKNELYFPVFKRYTEQQFGGQLPFQADYRSDYVQKLIKQDGGWMLFPPIPFSDDTPNYELTRPAPSPPSAVNWLGTDDQSRDVLARVIFGARVSILFALALTAISAAIGIAAGALQGYYGGWVDLLGQRILEVWSGLPVLYLLIILSGFVEPNFWWLLGIMALFSWLALVDVVRAEFLRGRNLEYVKAARALGLGDAKIIRRHILPNAMTATLSYLPFILTGAISTLSALDFLGFGMPAGSASLGELIAQGKQNLQAPWLGLTAFFTLALILSLLVFIGEALRDAFDPRS, from the coding sequence ATGCTTAATCTGTCTCCCGTGGCCCGTCGGCGCTTTGAGCGCTTCAAGAAAAACCGTCGTGGCTGGTGGTCGCTGTGGCTGTTTATCGGCCTGTTTATCCTGACCCTGGGCGGCGAGCTGATCGCCAACGACAAGCCCTTGGTGCTCAGCTACAAAAACGAGCTGTATTTCCCGGTGTTCAAGCGCTACACCGAGCAACAGTTCGGCGGCCAACTACCTTTCCAGGCCGACTACCGCAGTGACTACGTGCAAAAGCTGATCAAGCAGGACGGCGGCTGGATGCTGTTCCCGCCGATCCCGTTCAGCGACGACACGCCCAATTACGAACTGACCCGCCCTGCCCCCAGCCCGCCCTCGGCGGTGAACTGGCTGGGCACCGACGATCAGTCGCGGGATGTGTTGGCGCGAGTGATTTTTGGTGCCCGCGTGTCGATATTGTTCGCCCTGGCGCTCACCGCGATCAGTGCCGCCATCGGCATCGCGGCCGGTGCCTTGCAGGGCTATTACGGTGGCTGGGTGGATTTGCTCGGCCAGCGCATTCTGGAAGTGTGGTCCGGGCTGCCGGTGCTGTACTTGCTGATTATCCTGTCGGGGTTTGTCGAACCGAATTTCTGGTGGCTGCTGGGGATCATGGCGTTGTTTTCCTGGCTGGCCCTGGTGGATGTGGTGCGCGCCGAGTTCCTGCGCGGGCGCAACCTGGAGTACGTCAAGGCCGCACGGGCCCTGGGGTTGGGCGACGCGAAGATTATTCGTCGGCATATCCTGCCCAATGCGATGACCGCCACGTTGAGCTACCTGCCGTTTATTTTGACCGGGGCGATTTCCACCTTGAGCGCCCTGGACTTCCTCGGCTTCGGCATGCCGGCCGGCAGCGCGTCGCTGGGTGAACTGATCGCCCAGGGCAAGCAGAACCTGCAGGCGCCATGGCTGGGCCTGACCGCGTTTTTCACCTTGGCGCTGATTCTGTCACTGCTGGTATTTATCGGCGAGGCGTTGCGTGACGCCTTCGACCCACGCTCATGA
- a CDS encoding extracellular solute-binding protein — protein MRLAFTYLFSSTLAVLLASTAVIAAPQPSLTVYGEPAKYPAGFTHFDYANPNAPKGGSLRRSALEIGRFDHVLPYIDKGIGVSQVDGWLYAPLAQRSLDEPYTVYGLVAEKMERADDGLSLRFYLNPKARFADGKPITAEDVRYSFDLLMTQGSLRFRTLFADVKHVEVEGPRQVRFDFSSNENRTLPLDIATLPVFPEHWWKTRDFANGGGYEAPLGSGPYKVSKIDSGSTITFTRDPDWWGKDLPVSRGLYNFNHLSLEYFGDTEVARQVLRGGAYDFNREFSATGYSIGYNGPALDDGRLQRAHLAKEMPQPAQGYVFNVQKPMFKDRRVRQALAMLWDFEWANRQMMRNMYIRQQSFFSNSPLAATQLPTKEELAILEPLRGQIPDEVFTQVFKAPVTDGSGMIRDKQLQALALLEQAGWKPEGDKLVNADGEPLEFTFLNAQNGLERLLLPYKRNLAQIGITLNIRRIDSSQYVNRLMARDYDMIVTGFPVTTSPGMELYNYFGSAAAFDAGANNYMVLKDPAVDSLIKGLVKADTQAQMLTYAHALDRVLQWNYLWIPNYYPPGTSAAWWNRFGRPAIEAKNDEALETWWEISPTPLTNEQMTAELKKRAGTH, from the coding sequence ATGCGATTGGCTTTTACCTACCTATTTAGCTCCACATTGGCCGTGCTGCTGGCCAGCACTGCCGTGATCGCGGCGCCTCAACCGTCACTGACGGTGTACGGCGAACCGGCCAAGTACCCCGCCGGTTTTACTCATTTCGACTACGCCAACCCCAACGCCCCCAAGGGCGGTAGCCTACGACGCTCAGCGCTGGAAATTGGGCGTTTTGACCATGTGCTGCCATATATCGACAAAGGCATCGGCGTGTCCCAGGTCGACGGCTGGTTGTATGCGCCCCTGGCCCAGCGTTCGCTGGACGAGCCCTACACGGTCTATGGCCTGGTGGCCGAGAAGATGGAGCGCGCCGACGACGGCCTGTCCCTGCGCTTCTACCTCAACCCCAAAGCGCGCTTCGCCGATGGCAAACCGATCACGGCCGAAGACGTGCGCTACAGCTTCGATCTGCTGATGACCCAGGGCAGCCTGCGCTTTCGTACCTTGTTCGCCGACGTCAAGCACGTCGAAGTCGAAGGCCCGCGTCAGGTGCGCTTCGATTTTTCCAGCAATGAAAACCGTACCCTGCCCCTGGATATCGCCACCCTGCCGGTGTTCCCCGAGCACTGGTGGAAAACCCGCGACTTCGCCAACGGCGGCGGCTACGAAGCCCCACTCGGCAGCGGCCCGTACAAAGTCAGCAAGATCGACTCCGGCAGCACCATCACCTTTACCCGTGACCCGGACTGGTGGGGCAAGGACTTACCCGTCAGCCGTGGCCTGTACAACTTCAACCATTTGAGCCTGGAATATTTCGGCGATACCGAAGTGGCACGCCAGGTCCTGCGCGGCGGTGCCTACGACTTCAATCGCGAGTTTTCCGCCACCGGTTACTCCATCGGCTACAACGGCCCGGCGCTGGACGACGGTCGCCTGCAACGTGCGCACCTGGCCAAGGAAATGCCGCAGCCGGCCCAGGGTTATGTGTTCAACGTGCAAAAGCCGATGTTCAAGGACCGCCGCGTGCGCCAGGCGCTGGCGATGCTGTGGGATTTCGAATGGGCCAACCGGCAGATGATGCGCAATATGTACATCCGCCAGCAGAGTTTCTTCTCCAATAGCCCGCTGGCGGCCACTCAACTGCCGACCAAGGAGGAACTGGCGATCCTCGAACCCTTGCGCGGCCAGATACCCGACGAGGTGTTCACCCAGGTGTTCAAGGCGCCGGTCACCGATGGCAGCGGGATGATTCGCGACAAGCAATTGCAAGCCTTGGCCCTGCTGGAGCAAGCGGGCTGGAAACCCGAGGGCGACAAGCTGGTGAATGCCGACGGCGAGCCGCTGGAGTTCACCTTCCTGAATGCGCAGAACGGCCTTGAACGTCTGTTATTGCCGTACAAACGCAACCTGGCGCAGATCGGCATTACCCTGAATATTCGCCGTATCGACTCTTCCCAGTATGTGAACCGCTTGATGGCCCGCGACTACGACATGATCGTGACGGGTTTCCCGGTGACCACCTCCCCCGGGATGGAGCTGTATAACTACTTCGGTTCCGCCGCCGCGTTCGATGCAGGTGCCAACAACTACATGGTGCTCAAGGACCCGGCCGTCGACAGCCTGATCAAGGGCCTGGTCAAGGCCGACACCCAGGCCCAGATGCTCACCTACGCCCACGCCCTGGACCGGGTGCTGCAATGGAATTACCTGTGGATCCCCAATTACTACCCGCCCGGCACGTCTGCCGCGTGGTGGAACCGCTTCGGCCGCCCGGCCATCGAGGCCAAGAACGACGAAGCACTGGAAACCTGGTGGGAAATCAGCCCCACGCCACTGACGAATGAACAAATGACCGCCGAGTTGAAAAAACGCGCAGGTACCCACTGA
- a CDS encoding aldo/keto reductase, whose amino-acid sequence MRTIDLAGVPVPVIGQGTWRMGENPDQHRAEVAALQLGIDEGMTLIDTAEMYGDGGAETVVGEAIRGRRDRVFLVSKVYPHNASHKGVPRACEASLQRLGTDYIDLYLLHWRGQYPLEETVEAFERLREAGKIGRWGVSNFDVADLQELASPACATNQVLYNIEERGIEFDLLPWWQQHHLPLMAYCPIAQGGELLSSQTLKQIARRHDVTPAQVALAWVLRQDGVIAIPKAVNPEHVRLNAGAARLTLDEHDLDAVDRVFGAPKRKHPLSMV is encoded by the coding sequence ATGCGAACTATTGATCTGGCCGGCGTGCCCGTCCCAGTTATCGGCCAGGGAACCTGGCGCATGGGCGAAAACCCGGACCAGCACCGCGCCGAAGTCGCGGCGTTGCAACTGGGGATCGACGAGGGCATGACCCTGATCGATACCGCCGAAATGTATGGCGATGGCGGCGCCGAAACGGTGGTCGGCGAAGCCATTCGCGGCAGGCGCGACCGGGTGTTTCTGGTCAGCAAGGTCTACCCGCACAACGCCAGCCACAAAGGTGTGCCGCGTGCCTGCGAAGCCAGCCTCCAGCGCCTGGGTACCGACTACATCGACCTGTACCTGTTGCACTGGCGCGGCCAATACCCCCTGGAAGAAACCGTCGAAGCCTTCGAGCGCTTGCGTGAGGCAGGCAAGATCGGGCGTTGGGGCGTCTCCAATTTCGACGTGGCCGACCTGCAGGAACTCGCGTCCCCGGCCTGTGCGACCAATCAAGTGCTCTACAACATCGAAGAGCGCGGCATCGAATTCGACCTGCTGCCCTGGTGGCAACAGCACCATTTGCCGTTGATGGCGTACTGCCCGATTGCCCAGGGTGGCGAGTTGTTGTCCAGCCAGACCCTCAAGCAGATCGCCCGCCGCCACGACGTCACGCCCGCCCAGGTTGCCCTGGCCTGGGTGTTGCGCCAGGACGGTGTGATCGCCATCCCCAAAGCGGTAAACCCCGAGCATGTGCGGCTCAATGCCGGCGCTGCCAGGCTGACGCTGGATGAACACGACCTGGACGCCGTCGACCGCGTGTTTGGCGCACCCAAGCGCAAGCACCCGTTGTCGATGGTGTAG
- a CDS encoding DUF1543 domain-containing protein, producing MLFVVMLGGAHPRAKIEVHDVVFAAADTLQDTYPQLRDGWFGSPKGVHIDSWMAVDGVDGWKVELSHLAPQAGAQHLYFLNLGGYEANSFGEAHHYLLVVARTKQEAMSKGKQQMLSHWSQAHTDGVLDIDDCLPIDLVDGRYLHLVQAPHQPIRQRNDYIVLP from the coding sequence ATGCTGTTTGTCGTGATGCTCGGGGGCGCGCACCCCAGGGCCAAAATTGAAGTGCATGATGTGGTGTTCGCGGCGGCGGATACGCTGCAAGACACCTACCCGCAATTGCGCGACGGTTGGTTCGGCAGCCCCAAGGGCGTGCATATCGACTCGTGGATGGCGGTGGATGGCGTCGATGGCTGGAAAGTCGAACTCAGCCACCTCGCGCCACAGGCCGGCGCGCAGCACTTGTACTTCCTCAACCTGGGCGGTTATGAAGCCAACAGTTTTGGTGAGGCCCATCATTACCTGCTGGTGGTGGCCCGCACTAAACAGGAGGCGATGAGCAAGGGCAAACAGCAGATGCTGAGCCACTGGTCTCAGGCCCATACCGATGGCGTGCTGGATATCGACGACTGCCTGCCCATTGACCTGGTGGACGGTCGCTACCTGCACCTGGTCCAGGCCCCCCACCAGCCAATCCGGCAACGTAACGACTATATCGTGCTGCCGTGA
- a CDS encoding peptidylprolyl isomerase, translating to MAKATARHILVATEDKCNELKAQIEGGADFAEIAKTNSTCPSSRSGGDLGSFGPGQMVKEFDTVVFSAPVNTVQGPVKTQFGYHLLEVTSRQD from the coding sequence ATGGCCAAAGCCACCGCCCGTCACATCCTCGTTGCCACCGAAGACAAGTGCAACGAACTCAAGGCCCAAATCGAAGGCGGCGCCGATTTCGCAGAAATCGCCAAAACCAACTCCACCTGCCCTTCCAGCCGTAGCGGCGGCGACCTGGGTTCGTTCGGTCCAGGCCAGATGGTTAAAGAATTCGACACCGTCGTATTCAGCGCCCCGGTCAACACCGTGCAAGGTCCGGTAAAAACCCAGTTCGGCTACCACCTGCTGGAAGTGACCAGCCGCCAGGACTGA
- the hbdH gene encoding 3-hydroxybutyrate dehydrogenase: protein MTTLNGKTALVTGSTSGIGLGIALSLAKAGANLILNGFGDASAVIAQVQAFGGKVGHHPADVSDPAQIADMIAYAEREFGGVDILVNNAGIQHVAAVEDFPAERWDSIIAINLSSVFHSTRLSLPGMQAKGWGRIVNIASVHGLVGSVGKAAYVAAKHGVIGLTKVVGLETATSNVTCNAICPGWVLTPLVQKQIDDRAANGVDPQQAQHDLLAEKQPSLAFVTPPQLGELVLFLCSEAGAQVRGAAWNIDGGWLAQ from the coding sequence ATGACGACTTTGAACGGCAAGACCGCCCTGGTTACCGGCTCCACCAGCGGCATCGGTTTGGGGATTGCGCTGAGCCTGGCCAAGGCCGGCGCCAACCTGATCCTCAACGGCTTCGGCGACGCCAGCGCGGTGATCGCCCAGGTGCAGGCGTTCGGCGGCAAGGTCGGCCATCACCCGGCCGACGTCAGCGACCCGGCGCAGATCGCCGACATGATCGCCTACGCCGAGCGCGAATTCGGCGGCGTGGATATTCTCGTGAACAACGCCGGCATCCAGCATGTGGCGGCGGTCGAGGACTTCCCGGCCGAGCGCTGGGACTCGATCATCGCGATCAACCTGTCCTCGGTGTTCCACAGCACGCGCTTGAGCCTGCCGGGGATGCAGGCCAAGGGCTGGGGGCGTATCGTCAATATCGCCTCGGTGCATGGCCTGGTCGGTTCGGTGGGCAAGGCCGCGTATGTGGCGGCCAAGCACGGGGTGATCGGCCTGACCAAAGTGGTGGGCCTGGAGACCGCCACCAGCAATGTGACCTGCAACGCCATCTGCCCGGGCTGGGTGCTGACGCCGCTGGTGCAGAAGCAGATTGATGATCGCGCCGCCAACGGGGTTGACCCGCAGCAGGCGCAGCATGATTTGCTGGCGGAGAAACAGCCGTCGCTGGCGTTCGTGACACCGCCGCAGCTCGGGGAGCTGGTGTTGTTCTTGTGCAGCGAGGCCGGCGCCCAGGTGCGCGGCGCCGCGTGGAATATCGACGGTGGCTGGCTGGCCCAGTAA
- a CDS encoding microcin C ABC transporter permease YejB, giving the protein MFAYIVRRLLLIIPTLVIILLVNFVIVQAAPGGPVEQAIAHLQGIGGGAVGGSSGEGISSGSRASRGLDPKLIKDIEKQYGFDKPAPERLWLMLKSYAQLDFGNSFFRGATVIDLILEKMPVTISLGLWATLITYLVSIPLGIRKAVRHGSSFDVWSSTAIVIGYAMPAFLFAMFLIVVFAGGTSLNWFPVRGLVSENFEELSTVGKIADYFWHLVLPVTALVIGGFATLTILTKNSFLNEITRQYVVTARAKGLSERRVLYGHVFRNAMLLVISGIPQAFISVFFAGSLLIEVIFSLDGLGRMSYEAAVSRDYPVVFGSLFIFTLFGLLIKLIGDLCYTLVDPRIDFAARNA; this is encoded by the coding sequence ATGTTTGCCTATATCGTGCGGCGCCTGCTGCTGATCATCCCGACGCTGGTGATCATCCTGTTGGTCAATTTCGTGATCGTCCAGGCCGCGCCCGGTGGGCCGGTGGAACAGGCCATCGCACACCTGCAAGGCATCGGTGGGGGCGCGGTCGGCGGCTCGTCCGGCGAAGGCATCAGCAGCGGTTCCCGCGCCAGCCGAGGGCTGGACCCGAAGCTGATCAAGGACATCGAAAAACAGTACGGCTTCGACAAACCCGCGCCGGAACGCCTGTGGCTGATGCTCAAAAGCTACGCCCAGCTGGATTTCGGCAACAGCTTCTTTCGCGGCGCCACGGTGATCGACCTGATCCTGGAAAAAATGCCGGTGACCATTTCCCTCGGCTTGTGGGCCACGTTAATCACCTACCTGGTCTCGATCCCCCTGGGGATTCGCAAGGCGGTGCGCCATGGCAGCAGCTTTGATGTGTGGAGCAGCACCGCCATCGTGATCGGCTATGCGATGCCGGCGTTTCTGTTTGCGATGTTCCTGATCGTGGTCTTCGCCGGCGGCACCTCGTTGAACTGGTTCCCGGTGCGCGGCCTGGTCTCGGAAAACTTCGAAGAGCTGAGCACCGTCGGCAAGATCGCCGACTATTTCTGGCACCTGGTGTTGCCGGTCACGGCCTTGGTGATCGGCGGGTTTGCCACGCTGACCATCCTCACCAAGAACTCGTTCCTGAATGAAATCACCCGCCAATACGTGGTGACGGCGCGGGCCAAGGGCTTGAGCGAACGCCGCGTGCTGTACGGCCACGTGTTCCGCAATGCGATGCTGCTGGTGATCTCGGGGATTCCCCAGGCGTTTATCAGTGTGTTCTTCGCCGGTTCGCTGCTGATCGAGGTGATTTTCTCCCTCGATGGCCTGGGGCGCATGAGCTACGAAGCCGCGGTATCCCGAGACTACCCGGTGGTGTTTGGTTCGCTGTTTATCTTCACCTTGTTCGGCCTGCTGATAAAACTCATCGGCGACCTTTGCTACACCCTGGTGGACCCGCGTATCGACTTCGCCGCGAGGAACGCCTGA
- a CDS encoding sigma 54-interacting transcriptional regulator: MNITDNLKDYQQVRGLAIQSLFEIIEQSSEGTVIVDRDANIVWMNERYAKRFGLKSADEAIGQPCEQVISNSLLRQVVRNDQPILLDIQDTPKGPLVVMRLPIHNDAGAVIGAIGFALFDELRNLSPLIERYLSMQQELASTRSLLRKRQSKYNFAHFIGTSGASLEVKRRARRSASAESPVLLLGETGTGKELLAQAIHGASPRAHNAFVSINSAAIPHDLLEAEFFGTAPGAFTGADRKGRPGKFQIAQGGTLFLDEIGDMPLPLQSKLLRVLQEKEFEPVGSNEMLHSDVRVIAATSTDLEAAIKRGEFRADLYYRLNVLPIQVPPLRERLEDIPALSEAILEELRSQHELDREALALLAQHAWPGNIRELRNVLERAALLSDDLVLNAAQIRAAIGTFSPVAQGTLETVEGETFTAARERFDRQVIAAALKACEGNVVEAARRLGLGRSTLYKKMVALGIA; encoded by the coding sequence ATGAACATCACCGATAACCTCAAGGATTACCAGCAGGTTCGCGGCCTGGCCATTCAGTCGCTGTTCGAGATTATCGAGCAGTCCAGTGAAGGCACGGTGATTGTCGACCGCGATGCGAATATCGTCTGGATGAACGAGCGCTACGCCAAGCGTTTCGGCCTCAAAAGCGCCGACGAAGCCATCGGCCAGCCCTGCGAGCAAGTGATCTCCAACAGCCTGTTGCGCCAAGTGGTGCGCAATGATCAGCCGATTTTGCTGGATATCCAGGACACGCCCAAAGGCCCGTTGGTGGTGATGCGCCTGCCGATCCACAATGACGCCGGTGCGGTGATCGGGGCGATTGGTTTTGCGCTGTTTGATGAGCTGCGCAACCTGTCGCCATTGATCGAACGCTACCTGAGCATGCAGCAGGAGCTGGCCTCCACCCGTTCGCTGCTGCGCAAACGCCAGAGCAAGTACAACTTTGCGCACTTTATCGGCACCAGCGGCGCCAGCCTGGAAGTAAAACGCCGTGCGCGGCGCAGTGCTAGCGCCGAATCGCCGGTGTTGCTGTTGGGTGAAACCGGCACCGGCAAGGAGCTGCTGGCCCAGGCCATTCATGGCGCATCACCGCGAGCGCACAACGCCTTTGTCAGCATCAACAGCGCCGCCATTCCGCATGATTTGCTGGAGGCCGAGTTTTTCGGCACCGCGCCCGGCGCGTTTACCGGTGCTGATCGCAAAGGCCGCCCCGGCAAATTCCAGATCGCCCAGGGCGGCACACTCTTTCTGGATGAAATCGGCGACATGCCGTTGCCGCTGCAAAGCAAGCTGCTACGTGTGCTGCAGGAAAAGGAATTCGAACCCGTAGGCTCCAACGAGATGCTGCACAGCGACGTGCGGGTCATTGCCGCCACCTCCACGGACCTGGAAGCGGCGATCAAGCGTGGCGAGTTCCGGGCGGATTTGTATTACCGGCTGAATGTGCTGCCGATCCAGGTGCCGCCGTTGCGTGAGCGGCTGGAGGATATCCCGGCGCTGAGCGAGGCGATTCTTGAAGAGCTGCGCAGTCAGCATGAACTGGATCGCGAAGCCCTCGCACTGTTGGCGCAGCATGCGTGGCCGGGAAATATCCGTGAGCTGCGCAATGTGCTGGAGCGTGCGGCCTTGCTCAGTGATGACCTGGTATTGAACGCCGCGCAGATTCGCGCCGCAATCGGTACGTTCAGCCCAGTGGCACAGGGCACGCTGGAAACGGTTGAGGGCGAGACATTCACGGCGGCGCGGGAGCGCTTTGATCGGCAGGTGATTGCTGCGGCGCTCAAGGCGTGTGAGGGCAATGTGGTGGAGGCAGCCAGGCGGTTGGGGCTTGGGCGGTCGACGCTGTACAAGAAGATGGTGGCGTTGGGCATCGCCTAA